Proteins from a single region of Haloterrigena alkaliphila:
- a CDS encoding heavy metal translocating P-type ATPase produces MSEQRTEREHCRLCGTAVGESAGETVADSGDGPFCSSGCREIAAELGVGAEFGDGTDSGDDADVGDGADDGDADARAPGVDDRPAVERPEGYERTFFRIDGMHSALCESYLESVAEGRDGVADAAASYVTETVRVDHDPDRISADELENALSTTGYTAYRREAAAGESDATEESTTRRSREMKGVRKRRAENVLEVRYIVGIVFGSFLLLPYVTTFYPMQVADYTDYWLFEQYAQQFGGFDVGLVLPLYFGLTGAILYLTGRPLLRGAYVSLKLREPSTHLLATLTIVAAYCYGTIAFVSGSVDIYYDLTILVAAVVMTAIFYEESVKRDALNRLTDLTISQVGTARVLEADGETLEVPVAEVAADDRLLVRAGERVPVDGRLAEGACTVDEAVLTGESLPVSKTAGDPLIGGSVVTDGAAVVAADDETTSSIDRLTRSVWNLQSADHGVHRRADALAGTLLPVVVAAAVIAGIAAALLGAGPADTARAVLLALVAASPWALAFATPMSIASSIREGLERGIVVFDESVFERLREIDVVVFDKTGTLTTGAMTVLEADAPEDLLRAAAAVERRGAHPAAAAIAEAFGDSESTETADANRPDGGVTDEPSAGGDDAESGRVREFERHATGVEGLYQTPSDGPSERGRSDEVVGGRRILVGHPDLFAERGWSLEDGLETRVDDAREAGHLPVVVGRDGRAEGIVVVGDESRSEWADTVAQLDANGVDVVVLTGDDDSAAARFREHPGVSRVFANVPPAGKTAAIRRLCADGRVAMVGDGTNDAPALAAADLGISLGGGTALAADAADLAIVEDDLAAVERAFALARAARERIVQNLALAFGYNAIAVPVALAGLLSPVITTTALVVTTLLIAGNASRSLLEA; encoded by the coding sequence GTGAGCGAACAGCGAACCGAGCGCGAGCACTGTCGCCTGTGCGGGACGGCCGTCGGCGAGTCAGCCGGCGAGACGGTGGCGGACTCGGGAGACGGTCCGTTCTGCTCGAGCGGGTGCCGGGAGATCGCCGCGGAACTCGGCGTCGGCGCAGAATTCGGCGATGGAACGGACTCGGGCGACGACGCAGACGTGGGCGACGGCGCGGACGATGGCGACGCGGACGCCAGAGCGCCAGGCGTAGACGACCGGCCGGCGGTGGAGCGGCCCGAGGGCTACGAACGGACGTTCTTCCGGATCGACGGCATGCACTCGGCGCTCTGCGAGTCGTACCTCGAGTCGGTCGCCGAGGGCCGCGACGGCGTCGCGGACGCGGCCGCGAGTTACGTCACCGAGACGGTCCGGGTCGATCACGACCCGGATCGGATCTCGGCCGACGAACTCGAGAACGCCCTGTCGACGACCGGGTACACGGCCTACCGCCGCGAGGCGGCCGCCGGGGAGAGCGACGCGACCGAGGAGAGCACGACGCGCCGGTCGCGGGAGATGAAGGGCGTGCGAAAGCGCCGCGCGGAGAACGTCCTCGAGGTGCGCTACATCGTCGGAATCGTCTTCGGTTCGTTCCTGCTGTTGCCGTACGTCACGACGTTCTACCCGATGCAGGTCGCCGACTACACCGACTACTGGCTCTTCGAGCAGTACGCCCAGCAGTTCGGCGGGTTCGACGTCGGCCTCGTCCTGCCGCTGTACTTCGGGCTGACCGGCGCCATCCTCTACCTGACCGGGCGCCCGCTCCTGCGCGGCGCGTACGTAAGCCTGAAGCTCCGGGAGCCGAGCACCCACCTGCTCGCGACGCTGACGATCGTGGCCGCCTACTGTTACGGAACGATCGCGTTCGTCAGCGGAAGCGTCGACATCTACTACGACCTGACGATCCTCGTCGCCGCGGTCGTGATGACGGCGATCTTCTACGAGGAGTCGGTCAAACGCGACGCCCTGAACCGGCTGACCGACCTCACGATCTCGCAGGTCGGGACGGCCCGAGTGCTCGAGGCCGACGGCGAGACGCTGGAGGTGCCGGTCGCCGAGGTCGCGGCCGACGACCGTCTGCTCGTCCGCGCGGGCGAGCGCGTTCCGGTCGACGGCCGCCTCGCGGAGGGGGCGTGTACGGTCGACGAGGCGGTTCTCACCGGCGAGTCGCTGCCGGTCTCGAAGACCGCCGGCGACCCCCTGATCGGCGGCTCGGTCGTCACCGACGGCGCCGCGGTCGTCGCGGCCGACGACGAGACGACCAGCAGCATCGATCGGCTGACTCGGTCCGTCTGGAACCTCCAGAGCGCCGACCACGGCGTCCACCGCCGGGCCGACGCGCTCGCCGGAACCCTCCTTCCGGTCGTCGTCGCGGCCGCCGTCATCGCCGGGATTGCCGCCGCCCTGCTGGGTGCGGGTCCGGCGGATACCGCGAGAGCTGTCCTCCTGGCCCTCGTCGCCGCGAGTCCGTGGGCGCTCGCGTTCGCCACGCCGATGTCGATCGCCTCGAGCATCCGCGAGGGCCTCGAACGCGGCATCGTCGTCTTCGACGAGAGCGTCTTCGAGCGCCTGCGCGAGATCGACGTCGTCGTCTTCGACAAGACGGGGACGCTCACGACCGGCGCGATGACCGTCCTCGAGGCCGACGCCCCCGAGGACCTGCTGCGAGCGGCCGCCGCGGTCGAGCGCCGCGGGGCGCACCCGGCGGCCGCCGCGATCGCCGAGGCCTTCGGCGACTCGGAATCGACCGAGACCGCCGACGCGAATCGGCCCGACGGCGGCGTCACCGACGAACCCTCGGCGGGGGGCGACGACGCGGAATCCGGCCGCGTCCGGGAGTTCGAGCGACACGCCACCGGCGTCGAAGGCCTTTATCAGACTCCGTCTGATGGGCCGTCAGAACGCGGGCGTTCTGACGAGGTCGTCGGCGGCCGGCGGATCCTCGTCGGTCACCCCGACCTCTTCGCCGAACGGGGGTGGTCGCTCGAGGACGGACTCGAGACGCGAGTCGACGACGCGCGCGAGGCCGGACACCTCCCCGTGGTCGTCGGCCGGGACGGTCGCGCGGAGGGGATCGTCGTGGTCGGCGACGAGTCCCGATCCGAGTGGGCGGACACGGTCGCGCAACTGGACGCGAACGGCGTCGACGTCGTGGTACTCACCGGGGACGACGACTCGGCGGCGGCCCGCTTCCGGGAGCATCCGGGCGTGTCGCGGGTCTTCGCGAACGTCCCGCCCGCGGGGAAGACCGCGGCGATCCGGCGGCTGTGCGCCGACGGGCGCGTGGCGATGGTCGGCGACGGGACCAACGACGCGCCGGCGCTGGCGGCGGCCGACCTCGGCATCTCGCTGGGCGGCGGGACGGCGCTGGCCGCCGACGCGGCCGACCTCGCGATCGTCGAGGACGACCTCGCGGCGGTCGAACGGGCGTTCGCGCTCGCGCGCGCCGCCCGCGAACGGATCGTTCAGAACCTCGCCCTCGCGTTCGGGTACAACGCGATCGCCGTCCCCGTCGCGCTGGCCGGCCTGCTGAGTCCGGTAATTACGACCACCGCGCTGGTCGTCACGACGCTGCTGATCGCCGGGAACGCCTCGCGGTCGCTGCTCGAGGCGTAG
- a CDS encoding V-type ATP synthase subunit E — MSLDTVVEDIREEAHARAEDIRAEGEARADEIESAAEADADEIREDAERDVEREIEQLREQRLSSAKLEAKQKRLEARRDVLGEVREQVEDELAALEGDTREELTRDLLEAASGEFDEGADVNVYGRADDEELIESILEDYDGYEYAGERDCLGGVVVESDQSRVRVNNTFDSVLEDVWEDNLREISNRLFEQ; from the coding sequence ATGAGTTTGGACACAGTCGTAGAAGACATTCGAGAAGAGGCCCACGCGCGTGCGGAGGACATCCGCGCCGAGGGCGAAGCGCGCGCCGACGAGATCGAATCGGCCGCCGAGGCGGACGCCGACGAGATCCGCGAGGACGCCGAGCGGGACGTCGAGCGCGAGATCGAGCAGCTTCGCGAACAGCGCCTCTCCAGTGCGAAACTGGAGGCGAAACAGAAGCGCCTGGAGGCCCGCCGCGACGTGCTCGGTGAGGTCCGCGAGCAGGTCGAGGACGAGCTCGCCGCCCTCGAGGGCGACACCCGCGAGGAACTCACCCGCGACCTCCTCGAGGCCGCGAGCGGCGAGTTCGACGAGGGAGCCGACGTCAACGTCTACGGTCGCGCGGACGACGAGGAACTGATCGAATCGATCCTCGAGGACTACGACGGCTACGAGTACGCCGGCGAGCGCGACTGTCTCGGCGGCGTCGTCGTCGAGAGCGACCAGTCGCGGGTCCGGGTCAACAACACGTTCGACTCGGTCCTCGAGGACGTCTGGGAAGACAACCTCCGGGAGATCAGCAACCGACTCTTCGAGCAATGA
- a CDS encoding ATP synthase subunit B, translating into MKEYQTITEISGPLVFAEVDEPVGYDEIVEIETEDGRTLRGQVLESSDGIVSIQVFEGTGGIDRNASVRFLGETMKMPVTEDLLGRVLDGSGNPIDGGPEIVPESREDIVGKAINPYSREYPEEFIQTGVSAIDGMNTLVRGQKLPIFSGSGLPHNELALQIARQATVPEEDEGGDDDEGSEFAVIFGAMGITAEEANEFMDDFERTGALERSVVFMNLADDPAVERQVTPRLALTTAEYLAFEKGYHVLVILTDMTNYCEALREIGAAREEVPGRRGYPGYMYTDLAQLYERAGRIEGKEGSVTQIPILTMPGDDDTHPIPDLTGYITEGQIVMDRDLNSQGIEPPVNVLPSLSRLMDDGIGEGLTRADHGDVSDQIYAAYAEGEDLRDLVNIVGREALSERDNKFLDFADRFETEFVQQGYDTNRSIDDTLELGWDLLSMLPKEALNRIDEDLIEEHYREEEPEAVEASAD; encoded by the coding sequence ATGAAAGAGTATCAGACTATCACGGAAATCAGCGGTCCGCTGGTGTTCGCCGAGGTCGACGAGCCCGTCGGCTACGACGAGATCGTCGAGATCGAAACCGAAGACGGGCGAACGCTGCGCGGCCAGGTGCTGGAATCGAGCGACGGAATCGTCTCGATCCAGGTGTTCGAGGGGACCGGCGGGATCGACCGCAACGCCTCCGTTCGCTTCCTGGGCGAGACGATGAAGATGCCCGTCACCGAGGACCTCCTCGGACGGGTGCTGGACGGCTCCGGGAACCCGATCGACGGCGGCCCGGAGATCGTTCCCGAGTCCCGCGAGGACATCGTCGGGAAGGCGATCAACCCCTACTCCCGGGAGTACCCCGAGGAGTTCATCCAGACCGGCGTCTCCGCCATCGACGGCATGAACACGCTGGTCCGCGGCCAGAAGCTCCCGATCTTCTCCGGATCGGGGCTGCCCCACAACGAACTCGCGCTGCAGATCGCCCGACAGGCGACCGTTCCCGAAGAGGACGAGGGCGGCGACGACGACGAGGGCTCCGAGTTCGCCGTCATCTTCGGTGCGATGGGGATCACCGCGGAAGAGGCCAATGAGTTCATGGACGACTTCGAGCGCACCGGCGCGCTCGAGCGCTCGGTCGTCTTCATGAACCTCGCGGACGACCCCGCGGTCGAGCGGCAGGTCACCCCGCGACTCGCGCTGACCACGGCCGAGTATCTGGCCTTCGAGAAGGGGTACCACGTGCTGGTCATCCTGACGGACATGACCAACTACTGCGAGGCGCTGCGCGAGATCGGCGCCGCGCGTGAGGAGGTTCCGGGCCGCCGTGGCTACCCCGGCTACATGTACACCGACCTGGCGCAACTCTACGAGCGCGCCGGTCGAATCGAGGGCAAGGAGGGATCGGTCACGCAGATTCCGATCCTCACCATGCCCGGCGACGACGACACCCACCCGATTCCGGACCTGACCGGGTACATCACCGAGGGCCAGATCGTGATGGACCGGGACCTCAACAGTCAGGGGATCGAGCCGCCGGTCAACGTCCTGCCCAGCCTCTCGCGGCTGATGGACGACGGGATCGGCGAGGGCCTGACCCGCGCGGACCACGGCGACGTCTCCGACCAGATATACGCCGCCTACGCGGAGGGTGAAGACCTGCGCGACCTCGTGAACATCGTCGGTCGCGAAGCGCTCAGCGAGCGGGACAACAAGTTCCTCGACTTCGCCGACCGCTTCGAGACGGAGTTCGTCCAGCAGGGGTACGACACCAACCGCTCGATCGACGACACGCTCGAGCTCGGCTGGGACCTCCTCTCGATGCTGCCCAAGGAGGCACTCAACCGCATCGACGAAGACCTCATCGAGGAGCACTACCGCGAAGAGGAGCCCGAGGCCGTCGAAGCGTCGGCCGACTGA
- a CDS encoding zinc ribbon domain-containing protein, with protein MKDDDRGCPKCDHTETEIDEIATSGTGLSKFFDIQNRQFIVVSCTSCGYSELYRGQSSGNMVDLFLG; from the coding sequence ATGAAGGACGACGATCGCGGCTGTCCGAAGTGCGACCACACGGAGACGGAGATCGACGAGATCGCGACGAGCGGGACGGGACTGTCGAAGTTCTTCGACATACAGAACCGGCAGTTCATAGTCGTGAGCTGTACGAGCTGCGGTTACTCCGAACTCTACCGCGGCCAGTCGTCGGGGAACATGGTCGATCTCTTCCTCGGGTAG
- a CDS encoding V-type ATP synthase subunit D translates to MAKDVKPTRKNLMEIEDRIELSERGHGTLEKKRDGLIMEFMDILDKAQDVRGDLADDYDAAQKKINMARAMEGDVAVRGAAAALQEHPEITTESKNIMGVVVPQIESSKVTKSLDQRGYGIMGTSARIDEAAEAYEDLLESIILAAEVETAMKKMLREIETTKRRVNALEFKLLPDLYDGQEYIEQKLEEQEREETFRLKKIKDKKEQAEKEERQAEAAAADEVAPDEDEGSTAEPDMEQSTAGGVPGGD, encoded by the coding sequence ATGGCCAAGGACGTCAAGCCCACCCGCAAGAACCTGATGGAGATCGAGGATCGGATCGAACTCTCCGAGCGGGGGCACGGGACCTTAGAGAAGAAACGGGACGGGCTGATCATGGAGTTCATGGACATCCTGGACAAGGCCCAGGACGTCCGCGGAGACCTCGCAGACGACTACGACGCGGCCCAGAAGAAGATCAACATGGCTCGAGCCATGGAAGGCGACGTCGCGGTCCGGGGCGCCGCCGCTGCGCTGCAGGAACACCCCGAGATCACCACCGAGTCGAAGAACATCATGGGCGTCGTCGTCCCGCAGATCGAGTCCTCCAAGGTCACCAAGAGCCTCGACCAGCGGGGCTACGGGATCATGGGGACCTCCGCACGCATCGACGAGGCCGCCGAAGCCTACGAGGACCTGCTGGAGAGCATCATCCTCGCCGCCGAGGTCGAGACGGCGATGAAGAAGATGCTCCGCGAGATCGAGACCACCAAGCGCCGCGTCAACGCCCTCGAGTTCAAACTCCTGCCCGACCTCTACGACGGCCAGGAGTACATCGAGCAGAAACTCGAGGAGCAGGAGCGCGAGGAGACGTTCCGCCTGAAGAAGATCAAGGATAAGAAGGAGCAGGCCGAGAAGGAAGAACGCCAGGCCGAAGCCGCGGCGGCGGACGAAGTGGCGCCGGACGAGGACGAGGGGAGCACGGCCGAACCCGACATGGAACAGTCGACCGCGGGTGGCGTTCCGGGCGGCGACTGA
- a CDS encoding V-type ATP synthase subunit C: MSAGASNPEYVNARVRSRRASLFSDEDYRKLIRMGPSEIARFMEETEYEREINALGARFSGVDLIEYALNRNLAKHFQDLLDWSQGHLYDLIARYLRKFDVWNLKTIFRGIYTDSTPEEIRTDLIRAGELDERTIDRLLEVDTIGDGIELLDRTIYAESLEAAHEEYEESGALVPLENALDRAFYEHLLEGVSRGPAAEPREGPEAKYVEFLQAEIDFRNARNALRLARSGADLDPASYYIEGGVLFDRSELSRLVTDYDALVDHIGDNKRYGDRLSGAMDRLRDADSLIQFEHALDAALLEYADTLSSIYPTSVSAVLSYILAKEREVENIRAIARGREVGLDENEIEEELVIL; this comes from the coding sequence ATGAGCGCAGGTGCCTCGAATCCGGAATACGTGAACGCTCGCGTGCGGTCGCGCCGAGCATCGCTGTTCTCGGACGAAGACTATCGCAAGCTGATCCGGATGGGGCCGAGCGAGATCGCACGGTTCATGGAGGAGACGGAGTACGAGCGCGAGATCAACGCGCTCGGCGCGCGGTTCTCGGGCGTCGACCTGATCGAGTACGCCCTGAACCGCAACCTCGCGAAGCACTTCCAGGACCTGCTGGACTGGTCGCAGGGACACCTCTACGACCTCATCGCCCGGTACCTCCGGAAGTTCGACGTCTGGAACCTGAAGACGATCTTCCGCGGAATCTACACCGACTCCACTCCCGAGGAGATCCGGACGGACCTGATCCGGGCCGGCGAACTCGACGAGCGGACGATCGACCGACTGCTCGAGGTCGACACGATCGGGGACGGGATCGAACTCCTCGATCGGACGATCTACGCCGAGTCCCTCGAGGCGGCCCACGAGGAGTACGAGGAGAGCGGTGCGCTCGTCCCCCTCGAGAACGCCCTGGACCGGGCGTTCTACGAGCACCTGCTCGAGGGCGTCTCCCGCGGCCCGGCGGCCGAGCCCCGGGAGGGACCGGAGGCGAAGTACGTCGAGTTCCTGCAGGCGGAGATCGACTTCCGGAACGCCCGGAACGCGCTGCGACTCGCTCGCAGCGGGGCGGACCTCGATCCCGCCAGCTACTACATCGAGGGCGGGGTCCTGTTCGACCGCTCGGAGCTGAGTCGTCTCGTCACCGACTACGACGCGCTCGTCGATCACATCGGCGACAACAAGCGCTACGGCGACCGGCTCTCGGGAGCGATGGACCGGCTGCGCGATGCTGACAGCCTTATCCAGTTCGAGCACGCACTAGACGCTGCGTTGCTCGAGTACGCGGATACGCTCTCGAGCATCTACCCGACCTCCGTCTCGGCCGTGCTCTCGTACATCCTCGCGAAGGAGCGCGAGGTCGAGAACATCCGTGCCATCGCGCGCGGTCGGGAGGTCGGCCTCGACGAAAACGAGATCGAAGAGGAGCTGGTGATCCTATGA
- a CDS encoding DUF6276 family protein has protein sequence MACTACSASTVVFSVPEEYREYAPAESPAATCCTRCLNVGPEADAALEEPDFSRISDACPTDPDAAVPLALAIGRCSSLATNRAAIEALLEAVERAGTDPLLTLDRLVEDPDVEPAIDLERRRHQLEQLLY, from the coding sequence ATGGCCTGTACCGCGTGCAGCGCATCGACGGTCGTTTTTTCCGTTCCCGAGGAGTACCGCGAGTACGCGCCAGCGGAGTCGCCGGCCGCGACGTGCTGTACGCGCTGTCTGAACGTCGGCCCCGAAGCCGACGCCGCCCTCGAGGAGCCCGACTTTTCCAGAATCAGCGACGCCTGTCCGACCGATCCCGACGCGGCGGTCCCCCTCGCGCTCGCCATCGGGCGCTGTTCCTCGCTCGCGACCAACCGGGCCGCGATCGAAGCCCTGCTCGAGGCCGTCGAACGCGCCGGGACGGATCCGCTCTTGACTCTCGATCGACTCGTCGAGGACCCCGACGTCGAGCCGGCGATCGACCTCGAGCGCCGACGCCACCAGCTCGAGCAGCTATTGTACTGA
- a CDS encoding ATP synthase subunit A translates to MSQAEDIETVDEDGEIESVSGPVVTATDLDARMNDVVYVGDEGLMGEVIEIEGNLTTIQVYEETSGVSPGEPVQNTGEPLSVDLGPGMMDSIYDGVQRPLDVLEDKMGTAFLDRGVDAPGIDLEKEWEFTPEVKPGDEVEPGDVVGVVEETVTIDHKVMVPPDYEGGEVTTVGDGEYTVEETVVELDNGEEITMHQEWPVREARPAGDKETPTEPLVTGQRVQDGLFPLAKGGTAAIPGPFGSGKTVTQQQLAKWSDADIVVYIGCGERGNEMTEVIEDFPELPDPQTGNPLMARTCLIANTSNMPVAARESCIYTGITIAEYYRDMGYDVALMADSTSRWAEAMREISSRLEEMPGEEGYPAYLAAALSEFYERAGKFQLINGGEGSISVVGAVSPPGGDFSEPVTQNTLRIVKTFWALDADLAERRHFPSINWDESYSLYTDQLDPWWESNVASDWATIRQWAVDVLDEEGELQEIVQLVGKDALPEDQQLTLEVARFLREAWLQQNALHDVDTYCEPEKTYRMLVAIKTFNDEAFDALEAGVPPEEITDIDAAPRLNRMGTAEEWNEFIDELENDLQEQLRALY, encoded by the coding sequence ATGAGCCAGGCAGAAGACATCGAAACCGTCGACGAAGACGGTGAAATCGAAAGCGTGAGCGGTCCGGTCGTGACCGCCACGGACCTCGACGCCCGGATGAACGACGTCGTCTACGTCGGCGACGAAGGGCTGATGGGCGAGGTCATCGAGATCGAAGGGAACCTGACCACGATTCAGGTCTACGAGGAAACCTCCGGCGTCAGTCCGGGCGAACCCGTCCAGAACACGGGCGAGCCCCTGAGCGTCGACCTCGGACCGGGCATGATGGACTCCATCTACGACGGCGTCCAGCGCCCGCTCGACGTCCTCGAGGACAAGATGGGGACCGCGTTCCTCGACCGCGGGGTCGACGCCCCCGGGATCGACCTCGAGAAGGAGTGGGAGTTCACCCCCGAGGTCAAGCCCGGTGACGAGGTCGAGCCCGGCGACGTCGTCGGCGTCGTCGAGGAGACCGTCACCATCGACCACAAGGTCATGGTGCCCCCGGACTACGAGGGCGGCGAAGTCACCACCGTCGGTGACGGCGAGTACACGGTCGAGGAGACCGTCGTCGAACTCGACAACGGCGAAGAGATCACGATGCACCAGGAGTGGCCGGTCCGCGAGGCCCGGCCCGCCGGTGACAAGGAGACGCCGACCGAGCCGCTGGTGACCGGTCAGCGCGTTCAGGACGGCCTGTTCCCGCTCGCGAAGGGCGGGACGGCCGCGATTCCCGGCCCGTTCGGCTCCGGGAAGACCGTTACGCAGCAACAGCTCGCCAAGTGGTCCGACGCGGACATCGTCGTCTACATCGGCTGTGGCGAGCGCGGCAACGAGATGACCGAGGTCATCGAGGACTTCCCGGAACTGCCCGACCCGCAGACCGGGAACCCGCTGATGGCCCGGACGTGCCTCATCGCCAACACGTCGAACATGCCCGTCGCGGCCCGCGAGTCCTGTATCTACACGGGAATCACGATCGCGGAGTACTACCGCGACATGGGGTACGACGTCGCGCTGATGGCCGACTCCACCTCCCGGTGGGCGGAGGCCATGCGGGAGATTTCCTCCCGACTCGAGGAGATGCCCGGCGAGGAGGGGTACCCCGCGTACCTCGCCGCAGCGCTCTCGGAGTTCTACGAGCGCGCCGGCAAGTTCCAGCTGATCAACGGCGGCGAAGGGTCGATTTCGGTCGTCGGCGCGGTGTCGCCGCCGGGCGGCGACTTCTCAGAGCCGGTCACCCAGAACACCCTGCGTATCGTCAAGACGTTCTGGGCGCTGGACGCCGACCTCGCGGAGCGTCGGCACTTCCCGTCGATCAACTGGGACGAGTCCTACTCGCTGTACACGGATCAGCTCGATCCGTGGTGGGAGTCGAACGTCGCCAGCGACTGGGCGACCATCCGCCAGTGGGCGGTCGACGTGCTCGACGAGGAGGGCGAACTCCAAGAGATCGTCCAGCTCGTCGGGAAGGACGCGCTACCGGAGGACCAGCAGCTGACGCTCGAGGTGGCGCGCTTCCTGCGCGAGGCCTGGCTCCAGCAGAACGCGCTCCACGACGTCGACACCTACTGCGAACCCGAGAAGACCTACCGGATGCTGGTGGCGATCAAGACGTTCAACGACGAGGCCTTCGACGCGCTCGAGGCCGGCGTGCCACCCGAGGAGATCACGGACATCGACGCCGCCCCGCGGCTCAACCGGATGGGTACCGCCGAGGAGTGGAACGAGTTCATCGACGAACTCGAGAACGACCTCCAAGAACAACTGCGAGCACTGTACTAA
- a CDS encoding V-type ATP synthase subunit F produces MSQEIAVVGSPEFTTGFRLAGVRRFENVPDDEKDERLDDAATAALEDEGVGIVVMHDDDLEHLSRNVRQEVETSVEPVVVTIGSGTGGGGLREQIKRAIGIDLMDEDEDS; encoded by the coding sequence ATGAGCCAGGAAATCGCAGTCGTCGGCAGTCCGGAGTTCACCACCGGCTTCCGCCTCGCGGGCGTCCGTCGGTTCGAGAACGTCCCGGACGACGAGAAAGACGAGCGGTTAGACGACGCGGCGACGGCGGCCCTCGAGGACGAGGGCGTCGGGATCGTCGTCATGCACGACGACGACCTCGAGCACCTGTCGCGAAACGTCCGGCAGGAGGTCGAGACGAGCGTCGAACCGGTCGTCGTCACGATCGGGAGCGGAACCGGTGGCGGCGGACTGCGCGAGCAGATCAAACGCGCGATCGGGATCGACCTGATGGACGAGGACGAAGACAGCTAA
- a CDS encoding long-chain-fatty-acid--CoA ligase gives MHKPLLVTDFLDRARDHYGDEEAVVATTGERYTYDELGERADRFSAALQERGIEKGDRVAVLDPNTHYHLEAAYGSMQLGAVHTPLNYRLTPEDFSYMLEDAEVDAIYADYDFADKIEPIRDEVPTETFITNDADAVEGKWEEFDAVLEEAGTEYDRPEMDEDEIITMNYTSGTTGDPKGVCRTHRSETLHAYLVTAHQELRDDDSYLWTLPMFHVNGWGHIYAVTGIGAKHVCTRGVDAGDIFEAVQTEDVSYMCGAPTVLNMLIDYYEEHDPETTGANDVRIATAGSAPPEATIRTVEDEFGWYLKHVYGATETGPLITTSDARRTFDDDDSDRFTIKKRQGLGYLGTEIRVVDEDGNDVDRDDASIGEIVVRGNQVMEKYWNKPEETEEAFNDRVEGYYHTGDLATIDEHGMISIQDRKKDIIISGGENISSIELEDTLFDHPEVSDVAVIPAPSDEWGETPKAFVVPGNGDPDDPSVTRDELVEFTRDNLAGYKVVREVEFVEELPTTATGKIQKYELRQEEWEDEDRMVGQG, from the coding sequence ATGCACAAACCACTGCTCGTGACGGACTTTCTCGACCGGGCACGGGACCACTACGGGGACGAGGAGGCCGTCGTCGCCACGACGGGGGAGCGCTACACCTACGACGAACTCGGGGAGCGCGCCGACCGGTTCTCGGCGGCGCTGCAGGAGCGGGGCATCGAGAAGGGCGACCGCGTCGCGGTGCTCGACCCGAACACCCACTACCACCTCGAGGCGGCCTACGGGAGCATGCAACTCGGCGCGGTGCACACGCCGCTGAACTACCGGCTGACGCCCGAGGACTTCTCGTACATGCTCGAGGACGCCGAGGTCGACGCCATCTACGCCGACTACGACTTCGCGGACAAGATCGAACCGATCCGCGACGAGGTGCCGACGGAGACGTTCATCACGAACGACGCCGACGCCGTCGAGGGGAAATGGGAGGAGTTCGACGCGGTGCTCGAGGAGGCGGGCACCGAGTACGACCGCCCCGAGATGGACGAGGACGAGATCATCACGATGAACTACACCTCGGGGACGACGGGCGACCCGAAGGGGGTCTGTCGGACCCACCGCTCGGAGACGCTCCACGCCTACCTGGTCACGGCCCACCAGGAGCTCCGGGACGACGATAGCTACCTCTGGACGCTGCCGATGTTCCACGTCAACGGCTGGGGGCACATCTACGCCGTGACGGGGATCGGCGCGAAACACGTCTGTACGCGCGGGGTCGACGCCGGTGACATCTTCGAGGCGGTCCAGACCGAGGACGTCTCCTACATGTGCGGCGCGCCGACGGTGCTGAACATGCTGATCGACTACTACGAGGAGCACGATCCGGAGACTACGGGAGCCAACGACGTCCGGATCGCGACCGCGGGGTCGGCCCCGCCGGAGGCCACCATCCGCACCGTCGAGGACGAGTTCGGCTGGTACCTGAAACACGTCTACGGCGCGACCGAGACCGGGCCGCTGATCACGACCTCCGACGCCCGCCGCACGTTCGACGACGACGATTCGGACCGGTTCACAATCAAGAAACGACAGGGGCTGGGCTATCTGGGCACCGAGATCCGCGTCGTCGACGAGGACGGCAACGACGTCGACCGCGACGACGCCTCGATCGGCGAGATCGTCGTTCGGGGCAACCAGGTCATGGAGAAGTACTGGAACAAGCCCGAGGAGACCGAGGAGGCGTTCAACGACCGCGTCGAGGGCTACTACCACACCGGCGACCTCGCTACCATCGACGAGCACGGGATGATCTCGATCCAGGATCGCAAGAAGGACATCATCATCTCCGGCGGGGAGAACATCTCGAGCATCGAACTCGAGGACACGCTGTTCGACCACCCCGAGGTCTCGGACGTTGCGGTGATTCCGGCACCCAGCGACGAGTGGGGCGAGACGCCGAAGGCGTTCGTCGTGCCGGGCAACGGCGATCCGGACGATCCGAGCGTGACGCGGGACGAACTCGTCGAGTTCACCCGCGACAACCTCGCGGGCTACAAGGTCGTCCGGGAGGTCGAGTTCGTCGAGGAACTGCCGACCACGGCCACCGGCAAGATCCAGAAGTACGAACTCCGCCAGGAGGAGTGGGAGGACGAGGATCGAATGGTCGGGCAGGGGTAG